The DNA segment GGAAACTTCGCGCAGGATTTATAGATTGTTACTTAATTACAGCCTCAATTTACCAGCAAAGCTCATCTTGATTGTTCTATTGTGACAGATTCCCCAAAAGCCATAATTACGGTAATTTTGGGAACTTGACATGATGACTTAAGTCTAAGTGTGAGGAGTATTTTATCTGCTATACACGCAAATCATAACTAAATAATTCCGCATTTTAAGTAACATATACAACTTTTTCAACCGCAATTATTCTGAGGCTGATTCATGATCAAAAATTTTTCCTCTCCTCGCTCAATCATATTTTCTCAAGTAACTAAGCTAGCTCAGGCAAGTTTTGGCGTGGCGATCGCCCTAACTTTGGCAAGCAATCCATCATGGGCTGACGATCCCTTCCGTGCAGAGAAACCGCGTAACATTGGCGACAATACAGAACAAGCTTTTAAAGCAGTCTTTCAACGGGGTGATTATCCCACCGCAGAACGTTATCTCAATCAAGCAATCTCCAGTGAAGCCAATGAGCCTCTAGCTTACGCCATGAAAGCATCTTTAGCATACATTAACGGAGATTTGACGGGGCTGAGTAATTACGGTAAGAAAACCCTGGAAACGGGACAAAAATTAGTTGCAACTGACGAATTACGGGGCAATATTTACACAGCTGTAGGGCATTTTTTAGAAGGAGGGGCAATTATTAGCCGTGAAGGTACGCTCAGAGGCGCGCCTCAAGCTTTGGGACGGCTCAGACAAGTATATGAATATCTGGATAGAGCAGAAGCGATTTCGCCTAGAGATCCAGAATTGAATTTGCTCAAAGGTTATATGGACTTGATGTTGTCTGTGAGTCTACCCTTCGCCAACCCAGATGAGGCGATTAACCGCCTACAAACAAACGCTGCGCCTCAGTATTTAACTAATCGAGGTATTGCGATCGCCTATCGTGATTTAAAGCAGTACTCTCAAGCTCTAGATTATGCTAACCGCGCCATCAAAGAAGCTTCAGATAACCCTGAGTTGTATTATCTCAAAGCGCAAATCCTCA comes from the Nostoc sp. PCC 7120 = FACHB-418 genome and includes:
- a CDS encoding Sll0314/Alr1548 family TPR repeat-containing protein translates to MIKNFSSPRSIIFSQVTKLAQASFGVAIALTLASNPSWADDPFRAEKPRNIGDNTEQAFKAVFQRGDYPTAERYLNQAISSEANEPLAYAMKASLAYINGDLTGLSNYGKKTLETGQKLVATDELRGNIYTAVGHFLEGGAIISREGTLRGAPQALGRLRQVYEYLDRAEAISPRDPELNLLKGYMDLMLSVSLPFANPDEAINRLQTNAAPQYLTNRGIAIAYRDLKQYSQALDYANRAIKEASDNPELYYLKAQILKGQGSQEKSQQLIREAIANFDKALTKRSQLPSPLVKQIESERNNAVNNLNSAGR